From a single Vibrio tubiashii genomic region:
- a CDS encoding L-threonylcarbamoyladenylate synthase — MENFNQALKALMDGEVIAYPTEGVFGVGCDPDNSEAVRKLLDLKQRPADKGLILIAASYQQLIPYIDESQLTQEQLIRVKQSWPGPITWIMPSSDRVSRWVSGQHQSIAVRVTDHPLVQKMCNAFGKPLTSTSANLSGQPPCKTSEEVYLQFGYDQIAVLEGQTGGREKPSEIRDAQSLQVLRQG, encoded by the coding sequence GTGGAAAACTTTAATCAAGCACTCAAGGCTTTGATGGATGGTGAAGTGATCGCTTATCCAACCGAAGGAGTCTTTGGTGTGGGTTGTGATCCCGATAATAGTGAAGCGGTGCGTAAGCTATTGGATCTTAAGCAGCGCCCAGCCGATAAAGGGCTCATTCTTATCGCGGCGAGTTACCAGCAGTTAATTCCGTATATTGATGAATCTCAGCTGACTCAAGAGCAGCTAATCAGGGTCAAGCAGAGTTGGCCAGGACCGATCACTTGGATAATGCCATCGAGTGATCGCGTATCTCGGTGGGTATCCGGTCAACATCAATCGATTGCTGTGCGAGTGACGGATCATCCTTTGGTACAAAAGATGTGTAATGCATTCGGAAAGCCGTTAACCTCTACCAGCGCAAACTTGTCCGGTCAGCCACCATGTAAGACAAGTGAAGAAGTTTATTTGCAGTTTGGCTATGACCAGATTGCGGTACTCGAAGGCCAAACAGGTGGTAGAGAAAAGCCCAGCGAAATTCGTGATGCTCAATCACTACAAGTATTAAGACAGGGATAA
- the hemF gene encoding oxygen-dependent coproporphyrinogen oxidase, with translation MSAIDKQTVKQFLMDLQDSICQQLEEADGQAVFVEDAWHREPGEKLGGGGRTRVMKDGAVFEQGGVNFSHVQGKEMPASATAHRPELAGRRFEAMGVSLVMHPNNPYVPTSHANVRFFIAEKEGEEPIWWFGGGFDLTPFYPFEEDAQYWHNTAKEVCAPFGEGVYSEHKAWCDKYFYLPHRDETRGVGGLFFDDLNHWQFDKCFDYIKAVGEGYCQAYLPIVERRKETEYGERERQFQLYRRGRYVEFNLVFDRGTLFGLQSGGRTESILMSMPPLARWEYAYQVEPNSPEAELYDHYLKPREW, from the coding sequence ATGTCAGCCATAGATAAACAAACGGTAAAGCAATTTTTAATGGATCTTCAGGATTCAATTTGTCAGCAGCTTGAAGAAGCAGATGGACAAGCGGTATTTGTTGAAGATGCATGGCATCGCGAGCCAGGAGAGAAGCTAGGTGGTGGTGGCCGTACTCGTGTGATGAAAGATGGTGCTGTGTTTGAGCAAGGTGGAGTGAACTTTTCTCATGTGCAAGGTAAAGAAATGCCAGCTTCTGCCACGGCGCATCGCCCTGAATTAGCGGGACGTCGTTTCGAGGCGATGGGTGTCTCCTTAGTTATGCATCCAAACAACCCTTATGTACCGACGTCGCATGCCAACGTTCGTTTCTTTATTGCAGAAAAAGAGGGTGAGGAGCCGATTTGGTGGTTTGGAGGCGGTTTCGATCTAACACCTTTCTACCCATTTGAAGAAGATGCGCAGTATTGGCACAACACAGCGAAAGAAGTGTGTGCACCGTTTGGCGAAGGCGTTTACTCGGAGCATAAAGCTTGGTGCGACAAATACTTCTACTTACCTCACCGAGATGAAACACGTGGGGTTGGTGGCTTATTCTTTGATGATCTCAACCATTGGCAGTTTGATAAGTGTTTTGACTATATTAAGGCAGTCGGTGAGGGTTATTGCCAAGCATACCTGCCGATTGTTGAACGTCGTAAAGAAACTGAATACGGTGAGCGTGAACGCCAGTTCCAACTGTATCGTCGTGGGCGCTATGTAGAGTTTAACTTAGTCTTTGACCGTGGCACATTGTTTGGCTTACAAAGCGGAGGCCGCACTGAGTCTATTCTTATGTCTATGCCGCCACTAGCTCGCTGGGAATATGCTTACCAAGTGGAGCCAAACTCTCCAGAGGCTGAGCTGTATGATCATTACCTTAAACCGAGAGAGTGGTAA
- the aroE gene encoding shikimate dehydrogenase produces MTQQIDNYVVFGNPIAQSKSPFIHTLFARQTNQSLTYTTKSPATDAFVQAASEFFAEGGKGCNVTVPFKEEAFRFANRVTERAQLAGAVNTLKKLDDGEILGDNTDGEGLVQDLLQYQVMLKGARILLIGAGGAARGVIKPLLDQQLAEIVVTNRTYAKAQQLAEMFQPYGKISAQPMEAVSESFDLIINSTSSSLSGELPAISSAIFSPQSTVYDMMYGAGKTTFNQWATDNGVIKVYDGLGMLVGQAAESFMLWRGLRPGTKQILRELRKNLEGL; encoded by the coding sequence ATGACTCAGCAAATAGACAACTACGTTGTTTTTGGTAACCCAATCGCCCAAAGTAAATCACCATTTATTCATACGTTATTTGCTCGTCAAACTAATCAGTCTTTGACCTATACCACTAAGAGTCCGGCAACCGATGCTTTTGTCCAAGCTGCGAGTGAGTTTTTTGCTGAGGGTGGCAAAGGGTGCAATGTTACTGTGCCATTTAAAGAGGAGGCGTTCCGCTTTGCGAATCGTGTCACCGAGCGCGCGCAGTTAGCAGGTGCAGTTAATACTCTAAAAAAACTTGATGATGGTGAGATTCTAGGCGACAACACTGATGGCGAAGGGCTTGTCCAAGACTTGTTGCAATATCAGGTTATGCTAAAAGGGGCTCGTATTCTGCTGATTGGGGCTGGTGGTGCAGCGCGAGGTGTGATTAAACCATTACTCGATCAGCAACTGGCTGAAATTGTGGTCACCAATCGTACCTATGCTAAAGCGCAGCAGTTGGCAGAAATGTTTCAGCCTTATGGAAAGATTTCTGCCCAACCAATGGAGGCTGTGTCTGAGAGCTTTGATTTGATCATTAACTCAACATCGTCGAGCTTAAGTGGAGAGCTACCCGCTATCTCTAGCGCTATTTTCTCACCTCAAAGCACAGTCTACGACATGATGTATGGTGCAGGGAAAACGACCTTCAATCAGTGGGCAACAGATAATGGCGTCATCAAGGTATATGATGGTTTAGGCATGCTGGTGGGGCAGGCCGCGGAAAGCTTTATGTTGTGGCGTGGACTAAGGCCTGGTACAAAGCAGATTTTGCGTGAACTGAGAAAAAACCTAGAGGGCCTGTAA
- a CDS encoding DUF1488 domain-containing protein, with translation MNQSILFPDIQSWDEDKQAVLFSAQQAGALIQCLVSKTELEKLSGQTVENEQQALEVFSQYRFDLEELAEELIEDEEFNSQGWIEVVS, from the coding sequence ATGAACCAATCTATTCTTTTTCCCGATATCCAATCATGGGATGAAGATAAGCAAGCGGTATTGTTTTCTGCGCAGCAAGCTGGGGCGCTGATTCAGTGCTTAGTCAGTAAAACGGAACTAGAGAAGTTGTCAGGTCAAACAGTTGAGAATGAGCAGCAAGCTCTCGAAGTATTTTCTCAATACCGTTTTGACCTTGAAGAGCTTGCTGAAGAGTTAATAGAAGATGAAGAATTTAATTCACAAGGTTGGATAGAAGTTGTTAGTTAA
- a CDS encoding gamma carbonic anhydrase family protein, translating to MSSLRSYKGITPQLGERVYIDSSSVLVGDIRIGDDSSVWPLVAARGDVNHIHIGNRTNIQDGSVLHVTHKNKENPDGYPLLIGNDVTIGHKVMLHGCTIKDRVLVGMGAIVLDGVVIEEEVMIGAGSLVPPGKILESGYLYVGSPVKQARPLNEKERAFLQKSADNYVQNKEDYLHQVEDIN from the coding sequence ATGAGTTCTCTACGCAGTTACAAAGGTATTACTCCGCAATTAGGTGAAAGAGTCTATATAGATAGCAGCTCAGTATTAGTTGGCGATATTCGTATTGGAGACGACTCCAGTGTCTGGCCGCTCGTTGCAGCGCGAGGTGATGTAAACCATATTCATATCGGCAATCGCACCAATATCCAAGATGGCAGTGTGTTGCATGTCACCCACAAGAATAAAGAAAACCCTGACGGCTACCCTCTGCTCATTGGTAATGATGTCACTATTGGTCACAAAGTGATGCTACACGGCTGCACGATCAAAGATCGAGTGCTAGTTGGAATGGGGGCGATTGTCTTAGATGGTGTGGTAATAGAAGAAGAGGTAATGATAGGTGCTGGGAGTTTAGTTCCCCCAGGTAAAATTCTGGAAAGCGGTTATTTGTACGTAGGTAGCCCTGTTAAGCAAGCACGTCCACTCAATGAAAAGGAACGCGCGTTCTTACAAAAATCGGCAGATAACTATGTGCAGAATAAAGAAGACTACCTACACCAAGTAGAAGATATTAACTAA